A region of Elusimicrobiota bacterium DNA encodes the following proteins:
- a CDS encoding zinc finger Ran-binding domain-containing family 2 protein, with protein sequence MGVWSSRLHLAVFGVLILSWAWPVLRWGWRTRWSGKKAWAPAWICPACGRENPSTRFSCEGCQEGGGFRFWRKLREAPWVGVLRKTLALSALTLRVAGGVAFYVLTFLAAYRFRFFSFHQKPTTELLAALGMLFLLAALYYFRRALAWKLGSPVARFTDLAAAGCLGGAFLVFWILWAAAPFGPGKPLASLSVTPDGVIRVLSAREKRCQSTVNPESAAVIVPVSYARWTWPLLQIDQTFVIKVGTQPVVTWMGGRIVQRLAGVLSSDEPQRPRLVVLRQVLEAAPPGRYNIDKARTGDGLVLERVETVGEKERVQ encoded by the coding sequence TTGGGGGTTTGGTCCTCCCGCCTCCACCTCGCGGTCTTTGGGGTCCTGATTTTGTCTTGGGCCTGGCCCGTCCTTCGATGGGGGTGGCGGACCCGCTGGTCCGGGAAAAAAGCCTGGGCGCCGGCCTGGATTTGTCCGGCCTGCGGCCGGGAGAACCCCTCCACCCGTTTTTCTTGCGAAGGGTGCCAGGAGGGGGGCGGGTTTCGCTTCTGGCGAAAGCTTCGGGAGGCCCCTTGGGTGGGGGTCCTTCGTAAAACCCTGGCGCTCTCGGCCCTGACACTCCGGGTGGCCGGCGGCGTGGCGTTCTACGTCCTGACGTTCTTGGCGGCTTATCGTTTCCGTTTCTTTAGTTTCCACCAAAAACCAACCACGGAACTTTTGGCGGCTCTGGGCATGCTGTTTCTCCTGGCCGCGCTATACTACTTTCGCCGGGCGCTGGCGTGGAAACTGGGTTCTCCGGTGGCGCGGTTCACGGACCTGGCCGCGGCGGGGTGTTTGGGAGGCGCGTTCTTGGTTTTCTGGATCCTCTGGGCGGCGGCGCCTTTCGGCCCGGGGAAACCGCTCGCTTCTCTCTCCGTCACGCCCGACGGGGTCATCCGGGTCTTGTCGGCCCGGGAGAAGCGTTGCCAATCCACGGTGAACCCGGAATCCGCCGCGGTCATCGTTCCGGTGAGCTACGCCCGGTGGACCTGGCCGCTCCTTCAGATCGACCAGACCTTTGTGATCAAGGTGGGCACCCAGCCTGTGGTGACCTGGATGGGAGGGCGGATCGTCCAGCGGTTGGCGGGGGTCCTGTCTTCGGATGAACCCCAGCGCCCCCGGCTCGTGGTCCTGCGACAGGTGTTGGAAGCGGCCCCTCCGGGGCGCTATAATATCGATAAGGCGAGGACCGGCGACGGGCTGGTTTTGGAGCGGGTGGAAACCGTGGGAGAAAAGGAGCGCGTTCAATGA
- a CDS encoding response regulator has product MTYNPPKPMAKILVVEDDDANREFLRYVLETSGHQVRTAGDGQAGLDAVAAEPPELILLDVMLPEVHGYEVCHRLKGSPKTSAIKIMFLSAKTFPADRHQARAVGADDFLSKPADPRTLLSRVEGLLKGEPGPGLPALEP; this is encoded by the coding sequence ATGACTTATAATCCCCCCAAGCCTATGGCCAAAATACTGGTGGTGGAGGACGACGACGCGAACCGCGAGTTTTTGCGGTATGTTCTGGAAACCTCCGGCCACCAGGTCCGAACGGCGGGGGACGGGCAAGCCGGTTTGGACGCTGTGGCCGCCGAACCCCCGGAACTGATCCTTTTAGACGTCATGCTCCCCGAAGTTCATGGTTACGAGGTCTGCCACCGGCTGAAAGGCTCCCCCAAAACTTCGGCCATCAAGATTATGTTCCTTTCGGCCAAAACCTTTCCGGCGGACCGCCATCAGGCCCGGGCCGTGGGCGCGGACGATTTTCTCTCGAAACCCGCGGACCCGCGCACGCTCCTCTCTCGGGTGGAAGGGCTCCTGAAAGGCGAGCCGGGCCCCGGCCTTCCCGCGTTGGAACCTTGA
- the gap gene encoding type I glyceraldehyde-3-phosphate dehydrogenase has protein sequence MAVKVAINGFGRIGRLVFRALVEQGLLGKKLEVVAVGDIVPADNLAYLLKYDSVQGRFSGTVGSKKSSPDKVDDDVLVVNGHDIKVVSAKDPSGLPWKELGVEIVIESTGLFTDAEKAKGHIAAGARKVIITAPAKNEDLTVVMGVNEGKYDPAKHHIISNASCTTNCLAPVVHVLLKEGFGVEEGLMTTIHSYTATQKTVDGPSRKDWKGGRTAAQNIIPSTTGAAKAVALVIPEVKGKLTGMAFRVPTPTVSVVDLTVKTVKDTSYAEIAAAMRKASETYLKGILEVTSDEVVSSDFIHSKSSSIFDQGSGIELNKRFFKLVSWYDNEWGYSNRVVDLVNYILAKAVAVPA, from the coding sequence ATGGCGGTCAAGGTGGCGATCAACGGTTTCGGCCGGATTGGGCGGTTGGTGTTTCGGGCGTTGGTGGAACAGGGTCTGTTGGGAAAGAAATTGGAAGTGGTGGCCGTGGGCGACATTGTGCCGGCGGACAACCTGGCGTATCTGTTGAAATACGATTCCGTCCAGGGTCGATTCAGCGGCACGGTGGGATCGAAGAAATCTTCCCCCGACAAGGTGGACGACGACGTTTTGGTGGTCAACGGCCACGACATTAAAGTCGTGAGCGCCAAAGACCCTTCCGGCCTTCCTTGGAAAGAGCTCGGCGTGGAAATCGTGATCGAGTCCACCGGCCTCTTCACGGATGCCGAAAAAGCCAAGGGCCACATCGCCGCGGGCGCGCGGAAAGTGATTATCACCGCGCCGGCCAAAAACGAGGATCTGACGGTCGTCATGGGCGTGAACGAAGGCAAATACGACCCCGCCAAGCACCACATCATCTCTAACGCCTCCTGCACCACCAACTGCTTGGCCCCGGTTGTGCACGTTCTCTTAAAAGAGGGATTCGGCGTGGAAGAGGGGCTGATGACCACCATCCACTCCTACACCGCCACCCAGAAGACGGTGGACGGTCCTTCCCGGAAAGACTGGAAAGGCGGCCGCACGGCGGCGCAAAACATCATTCCCTCCACCACCGGAGCCGCGAAAGCCGTGGCCCTGGTCATCCCCGAGGTTAAAGGCAAGCTCACCGGCATGGCGTTCCGCGTGCCGACCCCCACGGTTTCCGTGGTGGACCTGACGGTCAAAACCGTGAAGGACACGAGCTATGCCGAGATCGCCGCCGCCATGCGGAAGGCGAGCGAAACCTATCTGAAAGGCATCCTGGAGGTCACCTCCGACGAAGTCGTGAGCTCGGACTTCATTCATTCCAAGTCCTCCTCTATCTTCGATCAAGGCTCTGGGATCGAACTGAACAAGCGGTTCTTCAAATTGGTCAGCTGGTACGACAACGAATGGGGATACTCGAACCGCGTGGTGGACCTGGTCAATTACATCCTCGCGAAGGCGGTCGCCGTCCCCGCGTAG
- the rdgB gene encoding RdgB/HAM1 family non-canonical purine NTP pyrophosphatase, producing MKNARPQAPHPALSQAERGNLCFPSPLGGRWPGGSDERGEPSLKKPIVVLATHNRDKVREIRRLLGRGVADVRGLDDFPPYTVRETGRTLEANALLKARAAVRRTGHWALSDDTGLEVAALGGRPGVYSARFAGSGCSYADNNRKLIRLLKGFSRARRRAVFRCAVAFVGPDGTERVFVGRCPGWIVEEGRGEKGFGYDPVFEPRGAGRTFAQMSLAAKNRISHRAIAFRRAADHLRRFFRAPRPRS from the coding sequence ATGAAAAATGCAAGGCCTCAGGCCCCTCACCCCGCCCTCTCCCAAGCGGAGAGGGGAAATCTGTGTTTTCCTTCCCCTCTGGGGGGAAGGTGGCCCGGAGGGTCGGATGAGAGGGGTGAGCCGTCATTGAAAAAACCCATCGTCGTGCTTGCCACCCACAACCGCGACAAGGTGCGGGAGATCCGCCGCCTGCTGGGCCGGGGGGTGGCCGACGTGCGAGGTTTAGACGATTTTCCGCCTTACACCGTGCGGGAAACGGGCCGGACTTTGGAAGCCAACGCCCTCCTTAAAGCCCGGGCGGCCGTCCGTCGCACGGGCCACTGGGCGCTGTCGGACGACACGGGGCTGGAAGTGGCCGCCTTGGGCGGTCGGCCGGGGGTCTATTCCGCCCGCTTCGCCGGGTCGGGTTGTTCCTACGCGGACAACAACCGAAAACTGATCCGCCTGCTGAAAGGCTTTTCTCGCGCCCGTCGGCGCGCCGTGTTCCGTTGTGCCGTGGCTTTCGTGGGTCCGGACGGAACGGAACGGGTGTTTGTGGGGCGCTGTCCGGGGTGGATCGTCGAAGAAGGGCGCGGCGAAAAGGGTTTCGGCTACGACCCGGTGTTTGAACCCCGAGGGGCGGGCCGGACCTTCGCTCAAATGTCCCTGGCTGCGAAAAACCGGATCAGCCACCGCGCCATCGCTTTCCGTCGAGCGGCCGACCACCTCCGCCGTTTCTTTCGGGCTCCCCGCCCGCGTTCGTGA
- a CDS encoding MBL fold metallo-hydrolase, whose translation MKIKFWGTRGSIAAPGPETTKYGGNTACIEVSDENTLAILDAGTGIRLLGEEILRRTPPGTRVEGHLFISHFHFDHIVGFPFFRPLYVKGNKFTVYGCEGTGRKLENIFVGQMSPEYFPVTLAEMPSDLHFVQLTTRPLNLNSWTITPAYVNHPGLALAYKIDTGKSKIVYMTDNEPFRYLLRQQAKKQDVFDDLHRGQVELEREDLMLVDFFEGADLLIHDGQYTEQEYPTRLGWGHSFYEYALAMALQGHVKRLLFFHHDPDRTDADLDVRLERVRAQALARGSTLDVGAAYEGLEIHFP comes from the coding sequence ATGAAAATTAAATTCTGGGGCACTCGCGGTTCGATTGCCGCGCCCGGACCGGAAACCACCAAATACGGTGGCAATACGGCCTGCATCGAAGTTTCCGACGAAAACACCCTGGCGATTTTGGACGCCGGCACCGGCATTCGCTTGTTGGGTGAAGAGATCCTCCGCCGGACCCCGCCGGGCACTCGCGTGGAGGGCCACCTCTTCATCAGCCATTTCCATTTCGATCACATCGTCGGGTTCCCCTTTTTCCGCCCGCTCTACGTGAAAGGGAACAAGTTCACGGTCTATGGGTGCGAAGGGACGGGGCGAAAACTTGAAAATATTTTCGTGGGCCAAATGAGCCCGGAATACTTTCCCGTGACCTTGGCCGAGATGCCTTCGGACCTGCACTTCGTCCAACTCACTACCCGCCCGTTGAACCTCAACAGCTGGACCATCACCCCCGCCTACGTCAATCACCCGGGCCTGGCCTTGGCGTACAAGATCGACACCGGCAAAAGCAAGATCGTCTACATGACGGACAACGAGCCCTTTCGTTACCTTCTTCGCCAGCAGGCCAAAAAGCAGGACGTCTTCGACGATCTCCACCGCGGCCAGGTGGAACTGGAACGGGAAGACCTGATGCTCGTGGATTTCTTCGAGGGCGCCGACCTTCTGATCCACGACGGGCAATACACCGAGCAAGAATACCCCACCCGGCTGGGGTGGGGCCACAGCTTTTACGAGTACGCTCTCGCAATGGCCCTTCAGGGCCACGTCAAACGGCTCCTCTTCTTCCACCACGATCCCGACCGGACCGACGCCGACCTGGATGTCCGCTTGGAACGGGTCCGCGCCCAGGCCCTGGCCCGGGGATCGACCCTGGACGTGGGCGCCGCCTACGAGGGCCTCGAGATCCACTTCCCGTAG